Within the Bacillus sp. FSL K6-3431 genome, the region ATTGTTCAATACATTGCAACGATCACTAATCGAAGTATATGTATGGTTTTTCATGTGGTATAGCAATACACAGGGAGCTTGCTGCTCATCCATGCTGTTGCCCCCTTCTTAGAAAATGTTAAATTCCGACAAATCATTATCGATTATTATATCGACTCAACAAAAAATATTTCCAGTAAGATATTAAAATAATATTCGAACGATGTCGAAAACACCGTGCATTTTGTCGAAAAAAAACACGATTTACTATTCAGGAATATCCTTAAATAGTAAACCGCTAGCTGGCTTAAAAGTTAATTTAATGTGTTTTCTTAATTTAAACTCGGTTACTTATTCTTACAACTTTTCAAATTTGTCTTTACTTTTTTACTGAGCCAAGTTTAGTTGCCTGTGAAAATCGCTTTTTTTCATTTTTTTCAATTTGTGTAACCTTACCATCATGCACGGTAATAACGATAGAACCATAGTCAATACTGCTTAATTCCGATTTAATGTAATCAATTACTTTTTCATCTTGGGTAGCCATTGCCATCCCCTCCATTTCTTAAATAAAATGTCAGATCCATAGTGCTTACACAACATTAAGAGTGTAGAAATAGGTATATAATTAATTAAAATTCATGCGTTCCTAACGAACAAAAAACCTCCAACTCTAGTACATATGAGTGGAGGTTCAACGGACATCATGCCCAATTAAAGCACACTCATCTTTAGAATACATAGTATTCTTCTGAAATTAGCACCATACAATATACAATTGCTGGTTGCTGAGGCATCGCAGGGTCAGTCCCTCCGCCTCTCTCGATAAGTTTTACTATTCAGTTATTTAGAATTTTTTAAATAAAGCTATGTATAATATTGTAAATTACTTTTCACTTTGCGTCAATCCCATTTTTAAAAATGGTTAAACATACATATAAAGCACTATATTAAAATTAATTAATACGCTGCATTTAAATAATGCCAAAAGTTTTTAACAAACTAAGAGCAACGATACTGTAGCCGATAAATGCCCGAAATTTCTTACCACGTCGGTAATATAAAATCGCGACAATTATTCCTAAAAGAGGCGCTGCTGTTAATAAAGTAAGAAGCAAACCGACAATCAACGTTACAATGATAGATGATTTATCCAACCATGAATTAGCTGAATCTGAGTCTGCCCCGGACTTTTCACGGGCAACGTATTTTTTTAATTCCACAATACGAGCATTTAAATCATGATCCTTTTTATCATTTAACTTATCAGCAATTGCAACTAAATATTCAACTCCATCTAAGCTATCTCCTGGCTGAATATTATCGACAAAATGTAGTATCATGTTTAATTCCTTTTCACGTTCTTCTTCATTTTTAGGTATCGAGAGGATTGTTTTGCGCACACGATTAAAATCAGTGATATACATATTAACCATATTACCTGGTAACATTAAGAAATCAATAAAAGTCGGTATAAAGTCAATTGTTTTTTCAACCTTTTTATTTCTCATTAGCTTGTTAATGAGAGTTTTTATCTCTTTATATTTTTTTTGTTTCTTGTATATCCGAACTAATAGCTCATATGGCTCACTTTTTTCTGGAAAGTGGGAAATAAATTGCTTACCTGCCTTTTCAGCTTCGTTATTTTGTTCGATTTGTTGATGAGAATATATTGTATAATAATAGCGAAACATATAATCATCTTCTGTCATTGGTTGCATACTTTTCAATTGTCGCAATACATATGCAATATTACCGAGCATATACTCACAAACAATATCTGCTCTCAATAAATCCATACTTGGATCGCCATTAACCATTTCTTGCTTTACTAAATCAAGTGCATCCTCGTACTCACTTTGTTCTATTAATTGAAGAATATGATCCAGCACATTGTCGTATATACTTTCCGGATGGAACATCTGATCATAAGCAATCCTCTCGTTAGCATTGCT harbors:
- a CDS encoding YezD family protein, with the protein product MATQDEKVIDYIKSELSSIDYGSIVITVHDGKVTQIEKNEKKRFSQATKLGSVKK
- a CDS encoding J domain-containing protein, whose protein sequence is MITETLTYYEILEVDYEATEEEIKRAYHRKIRMYTNEKHPEEFKLIRKAYEILSNANERIAYDQMFHPESIYDNVLDHILQLIEQSEYEDALDLVKQEMVNGDPSMDLLRADIVCEYMLGNIAYVLRQLKSMQPMTEDDYMFRYYYTIYSHQQIEQNNEAEKAGKQFISHFPEKSEPYELLVRIYKKQKKYKEIKTLINKLMRNKKVEKTIDFIPTFIDFLMLPGNMVNMYITDFNRVRKTILSIPKNEEEREKELNMILHFVDNIQPGDSLDGVEYLVAIADKLNDKKDHDLNARIVELKKYVAREKSGADSDSANSWLDKSSIIVTLIVGLLLTLLTAAPLLGIIVAILYYRRGKKFRAFIGYSIVALSLLKTFGII